From a region of the Arvicanthis niloticus isolate mArvNil1 chromosome 6, mArvNil1.pat.X, whole genome shotgun sequence genome:
- the Krtap17-1 gene encoding keratin-associated protein 17-1, whose product MGCCPGDCLNCCSQEQDCCEECCCQQGCCGCCDCCGSCCGSCCGCGGSGCGGSGCGSSCCGSGCGGCGGCGSSCCGSGCGGCGGSCCGSGCCGGGGGCCGPVCCQPTPVCETK is encoded by the coding sequence ATGGGATGCTGCCCGGGAGACTGCCTCAACTGCTGCTCCCAGGAACAAGACTGCTGTGAGGAGTGTTGCTGCCAGCAgggctgctgtggctgctgtgaCTGCTGTGGCTCCTGCTGTGGTTCCTGCTGTGGCTGCGGAGGCTCTGGCTGCGGAGGTTCTGGCTGCGGATCTAGCTGCTGCGGGTCTGGCTGCGGGGGCTGCGGAGGCTGCGGGTCTAGCTGCTGCGGATCTGGCTGCGGGGGCTGCGGAGGCAGCTGCTGTGGCTCCGGGTGctgtggcggcggcggcgggtgCTGTGGTCCGGTGTGCTGTCAGCCCACACCTGTGTGCGAGACGAAATGA
- the Krtap16-1 gene encoding keratin-associated protein 16-1, producing the protein MSGCCCSRKCPSLPAISLCSTEVSCGGPICLPSSCRSQTWQLVTCEDSCGSSGCGSQCCQPSCSVSSCCQPVCCEATICEPSCSVSSCAQPVCCEATICEPSCSVGSCCQPVCCEATICEPSCSMNTCAQPVCCEATMCQPSCSVSSCQPVCCETASCQPVLCLPVACQPVICKPSCCQPVTCEPSCCSAVCTVPASCQPMICEPVICEPACCQPVCPTPSCCASVCSAASSCQPGTCDSPPCEPPCSEGSVCQPSACMTLVCEPVCLRPVCCVQGTCEPPCVSSSCQDSSCCVSSICQPVCPEPSPCLPSVCVPTPCQPSCYIVKRCRSVSCEPVSCPSPSCQPACCRPGSSASAICQPACPPRTFYIPSSCKPPCSPVSCRPICRPICSGPITFRQPYVTSITYRPACYRSCYSILRRPTCLASYSYRPVCSRQPCTDSDNDKRDCKKPTPSQPDCADSTPGKTEVSDETPCQPSEIKPASPITREAAAPQSAASKPADR; encoded by the coding sequence ATGTCTGGCTGCTGTTGTTCTAGGAAATGCCCCTCCCTGCCCgccatctctctctgctctacTGAGGTGAGCTGTGGAGGACCCATCTGCCTACCCAGCTCCTGCCGGAGCCAAACGTGGCAGCTGGTGACTTGCGAGGACAGCTGTGGGTCATCTGGCTGTGGCTCACAATGCTGCCAGCCTTCGTGCTCCGTGAGCAGTTGCTGCCAGCCGGTGTGCTGCGAGGCCACCATTTGTGAGCCCTCCTGTTCTGTGAGCAGCTGTGCTCAGCCCGTGTGCTGTGAGGCCACCATCTGTGAGCCTTCTTGCTCTGTGGGCAGTTGCTGTCAACCTGTGTGCTGCGAGGCCACCATCTGTGAGCCTTCCTGCTCCATGAACACCTGTGCCCAACCTGTGTGCTGCGAGGCCACCATGTGCCAGCCTTCTTGTTCTGTGAGCAGCTGCCAGCCCGTGTGTTGTGAGACTGCATCCTGCCAGCCTGTCCTCTGCTTGCCCGTCGCCTGCCAGCCGGTGATCTGCAAACCCAGCTGCTGCCAGCCAGTGACCTGTGAGCCCAGCTGCTGCTCAGCTGTCTGCACTGTGCCTGCTTCCTGCCAACCAATGATCTGTGAGCCTGTGATATGTGAGCCTGCTTGCTGCCAGCCAGTGTGCCCAACACCTAGCTGCTGTGCATCTGTCTGCTCTGCAGCCAGTAGCTGCCAGCCAGGCACCTGTGACTCCCCTCCCTGCGAACCACCTTGCTCAGAGGGCAGTGTTTGTCAGCCATCTGCCTGTATGACTCTGGTGTGTGAACCTGTTTGTCTCCGTCCTGTCTGCTGTGTTCAAGGCacttgtgagccgccatgtgttTCTAGCAGTTGCCAAGACTCCTCATGTTGTGTCTCCAGTATCTGCCAACCTGTCTGCCCTGAGCCTAGTCCTTGCCTGCCATCAGTGTGTGTGCCCACCCCATGCCAACCTTCTTGCTACATAGTCAAACGATGCCGTTCTGTCTCCTGTGAGCCTGTTTCCTGCCCATCTCCTTCCTGCCAACCTGCTTGCTGCCGTCCGGGGTCTTCTGCATCTGCCATCTGCCAACCAGCTTGCCCCCCTCGGACTTTCTACATACCTAGTTCCTGCAAGCCGCCCTGTAGTCCAGTTTCTTGCCGCCCTATCTGCCGCCCCATCTGTTCTGGACCCATCACCTTTAGGCAGCCGTATGTGACATCCATCACTTACCGCCCAGCCTGCTACCGCTCCTGCTATTCCATACTACGCCGCCCCACCTGCCTAGCTTCTTACTCCTACCGCCCTGTCTGCTCCCGCCAGCCTTGCACTGATTCTGACAACGATAAGCGTGATTGCAAAAAGCCAACTCCCAGTCAGCCCGACTGTGCTGACTCAACACCCGGCAAGACAGAGGTCTCGGATGAGACTCCCTGCCAGCCCTCTGAGATCAAACCCGCCAGCCCCATCACCCGTGAGGCTGCAGCCCCCCAGTCTGCTGCCAGCAAGCCTGCTGACCGCTGA
- the Krtap29-1 gene encoding keratin-associated protein 29-1, with product MADSCCPGNPTSVPAVPTISTCSNGGCIRNAICLPSSCRCRTWQLVTHQENRQEPDSAPISSEPVSGPSTCFPETSCVGFVCQPIGSHTAGCASDTSGTPHPAASCQPSCPESAGCHPMCYENTSCRQSSCQGSACTSGSCQTAHGPSASCDDGTCQPSCSEAKSCAETPCLPASCEAGSCQPTSCQGGSCQHTKGEGQLCQSVYYQPICYVLKSCQPTPCMPVFCQPLTCMCPCSQTCCAPSPCQPLHCQTTPIISFICQPVAPCQSPCFVKSSSKLASCVMISGQPISGGPTHDQSDCQSPSCQPPCCVTGLGKPSSSGPSCCPPISPDICQAGTCGSTS from the coding sequence ATGGCAGACAGCTGTTGTCCCGGAAACCCCACGTCTGTTCCAGCTGTGCCCACCATCTCTACATGCTCCAATGGTGGCTGCATTAGAAACGCTATCTGTTTACCCAGTTCCTGCCGGTGTAGGACGTGGCAACTGGTTACACATCAAGAAAACCGTCAAGAGCCTGACAGTGCCCCAATTAGCTCTGAACCTGTTTCTGGTCCATCAACCTGCTTTCCAGAAACTTcctgtgtgggttttgtttgccAACCCATAGGTTCCCACACAGCCGGCTGTGCCTCTGACACCAGCGGAACTCCTCATCCTGCTGCCTCATGCCAGCCCTCCTGTCCGGAATCTGCCGGTTGTCACCCGATGTGCTATGAGAACACCTCCTGCCGCCAGAGCTCCTGCCAGGGGTCTGCCTGCACATCAGGGTCATGCCAGACAGCACATGGCCCATCCGCTTCCTGTGATGATGGAACCTGCCAGCCATCCTGCTCGGAAGCAAAATCCTGTGCTGAGACTCCGTGTCTACCAGCCAGCTGTGAAGCTGGCTCGTGCCAACCAACCAGCTGCCAAGGAGGGTCATGTCAACACACCAAAGGTGAAGGTCAGCTCTGTCAGTCAGTTTATTACCAACCTATCTGCTATGTTCTTAAGTCCTGCCAGCCAACTCCCTGCATGCCTGTCTTCTGCCAGCCATTAACTTGTATGTGTCCTTGCAGTCAAACTTGCTGTGCACCCTCCCCTTGCCAGCCACTTCACTGTCAAACGACACCTATAATCTCCTTCATCTGCCAGCCAGTGGCTCCCTGCCAGTCCCCCTGTTTTGTAAAGAGTAGCAGTAAATTGGCATCATGTGTTATGATTTCTGGCCAACCGATTTCTGGTGGACCCACTCACGATCAGAGTGActgccagtctccttcctgccagccccCTTGCTGTGTGACTGGTTTAGGCAAACCTTCCAGCAGTGGTCCCAGTTGCTGTCCACCAATCTCTCCAGACATATGCCAAGCGGGTACCTGTGGGTCTACTTCCTGA